Below is a window of Malus domestica chromosome 13, GDT2T_hap1 DNA.
TTTGTCTTTGCGCAACGAAATGTCCTTCGTCAGGAAAACTGTTAAATGTAGTAGTGccactttgttatatatatatatatatatatatatatatatatatatatatatatatatatatatatgtagtgtACCAATTTTGTTAtataaatgtaccaatttttttaatgtaacccatattaaaaataaaaataaaaatttgatcagACTTCAAACAATTTAAACTTgaggaaaaaattaaaaattcctcTTTGTATGATTTTAGGGAgaaattattaattttcattatgtaaattcttaattaaaattgaaattcaatatTTTCCCGTTAATTCAAATAATTCAGGTTAATAAAGTTTTAGTATGAAATTTTGATCAACTAAGGACCGGAACTAAAGTTTCCCATAAATTTATGTAATTagcaagaaaaataatttatttttaggatAATGTCAGGGAGATCAAAAATTTTAACCACATTTAGAaaacaaatgatgtgtcacaaatAAGAACGAAGCACTTTAATTGAAACTtattaataatccaattatcaatAACCACATCACttgatttacaaaattaagtttaaaaatttggtcatcCTAGCATTCCCCTTTAAATAAGCACAATTTAGTAGTCAAGCTAGTTTTAATTCCGAATAAAGTAAGCTAGTAAACAAATTATATGGAACCAACATCATTCATGCTCTGATTCTAGATAGGAAGTTGCGTCTAGGGATgagcaacggttatggcgggcaggtaaccgcggttatttatctATAACCATTTATTCTCATACttgcataaccgtttacctgttGAGTAATTGTCTAAACAGTTATAcccatatccataaccgtttataaatggttaaccatacccataaccgtgtacccatttaatcgtaaccgtttagtacccgtttacccatttatcatttttaaacctatttatcctttcttttttaccatttactcaTTTTTCACCTGTCTAcgtgtttttttaacaacttgaaaattaaaaaaagaaaaatttgtcataattttatttttctaacaattaaacactgttataggtacattcatcatacatttccgtgacacaccccgacccagaggatcaaggcgtgctggccgtcacgtgagcgtgacgtaaccaaaagtgcgacacggaagcaagatataacagaataTGAAGGAATTCAAACCAATCTCTAGTAGAACCACCTACTAGAATAAAAGGATGAGTTATAAGGTAAACACAaaaattcagagcataggtttaagtgcagtcaagtaggacaaaaataaaatacatcacccgcaggtgagtcctacatgcagaacgtctgtcagaatgccgaaaaagaccccgagagccaccaaccgctaactagaacctggaggggcgcaaaacaaagatgagtgggtcagtaaaatcaaagattttccaaaacatttcatttaaaacatttctaacccctcaccgtaaaacctgtatactttcccagaaaaatagtatataaacatatatatacacatatcatcaaaactcagctcatatccatcaacataacatctcagaaataatatgccacgccatgccaaatataatcagaaatgcatcaatatcaatcaggtgaaataataaatcaaccggagaccctacaatggtcctgtacggctgattctaaagctcaacatcccactcagccggagtcaccacagtgacctatacggccctgccggagtcaccaactgtgacatgtacggcactacactgcacatcactcggaactacgtatagtagtctgtacgatgaaaggtgtataaatacgctctagtgcttctctcatcaatcatcagcgcccataactaaggtcacccaccagtcggaatcacatctagtgatctatacgactagcatgtcggaacccttaCATGgcctgtacgacatccacctacttgaatccaaggcgagcgtgcggtgtggtgaataataatataagtactaacacctagggtgcaggttatgagctttcaatgcaattctcataaaataactcatctgaataatataaaaactcacctgtgcgtccaccgcgtcaattaacatatatatgcatcaattatcaaactaaatatctcaacatttgcatgcatggcaatttaaatcataattttcatataaacgcattttctgggaaaaatagttgtatataggtaatacgaaaacaaactgcccactcactgataagtcgatgggtcgtaacccccgtgacgtccctggatgtgctcgtcctcgggataagtgtcacctatatgcgaaacaactataaaaacgttaatttaaacacataaccaacaattcgaaataacttctcatacaatgctcaatttgggtatatgaatataccacatcgacctactcgacgtcacggacgtcgagaaatttttaaataaatttttggaGGCCGCACACGCCCCCACGCACTAGGACAGGCACGgggacacgcgcccccacgcgcatcatccccaaccttggttcgccggactggtttttccggcggccggtttccggccaaactttaaacgccttgttctccttcgtttctcaaccattttcttcgtattttataccaaaatgaagccccaaacatgcaTAATCACGATACACTATTTTTAAGctccaaaaacaactaaatctcaccggaaaaatccaagcaaaaccAGCCAAactcaaccctcgtgatcccgacgtccaaatccttcaaacgaagcactccgagcttccttgggacctcactaagctcactataagcttagaattccctgaaacacaacatttcacgtgtgcatgaacagtgacaaaaAATGGGGGGTTCGGGTtcacgtgaaatcgaaggttccACGCCCTAAAACTAGCACCAATCAATTCAAAACATCACGAGGATGAAGATTCTTACCTTGCTTACTTCGATCCACTGAGTTTTGGGGGGTTTTGGGTGTGGCCGTACAATAtgggtgtgagagagagagtgtcgagatggatgagagagagagagatacgggATAGAAAGAGGGTAAGGGTTTAGATGGCCCATTTCAATCCACACCATCCATCATCTAAATccctaaccaaaattaacaaaaaaccaaatttaATAATCCAACTcatcttatttattttcttccaaaaCATATCTAAGgttaaaccaaataatgtcacacacataccttaatacccgctaagggtaaatccgtcatttcacgtccttAATAAGaaaatcccgggacgggctgtgacatctgcgttttaattttttaagtctgtatatcattccaataattgaaataatagtttatagacgatatttttaactgttagcaatgaaggtaatataaaatttgctaagtattcttgggttacgaaaactgttaaaagacagtattcttgggttatttGACTCAgaatgtaaaatattaacataatatatataatgaaccatgaaatttaaagtggttaaggaaaactatattatattagctatagaaatcatgcactatagtcaatagcattgatctaagttttgtctGATAggcaacatggtttgtgttaattttacatatataaaataaatgggtaaatgattacccgtttataaccgaggttaatacccataaccggcaatttaaatttcatgggtaaacgattatacctataaccgtttatttatctaaacggttatccATAATTGTAACcgtaaaatttaaatgggcgggtaaccgcggttacccataaccgatggGTATTTACCCATCCCTAGTTGCGTCCCCTTAACACAGTGAACTAGTAAACAATATACCATGTTTATTCTTAATTTCTCAATTATACAATTTTCATGTCTTGAAACATGAACATCAAGTGGCCAGGTACAAGTCTAGATTTTAATACAGTAGAAGTGAttgcattaaaaaaaactaTGGGCGTACAGAGATCAAATATGAAGAACGAATACAATAACCAAGAAATAAAGCCTTGtttgatgggtttttttttttttttttttacttttaagtATAAGCTTAGCTAGATAATTAAGTTGTGGCTGTCTTAGGGTGAGGGAAAAGGCGGACGGGGAGTCCCTTGGCGGGCATGGGCAGTGGGTCAACTACGATCTGCTCGTCGGGAAGAACTTTTTCCCATTTGAACCTCTTCACCAAGTTGTGCATGAACACTAGGATTTCCAATCGGGCGTACTCTTTGCCGGGGCACATCCTAGGACCTCCTCCAAAGGGCACAAACGTGTATGGTGCTGGACCATTTCCTTCGAATCTTGTAGGGTCGAATTTGAATGGTTCCGGGAAGTAAGCTGCgttcttgtgtgttgaatttGCACTCCAATACAACTACAATACACAgttattgaattaaaaaaaaaaaaaaaggttatatGTTGTAAATGTAGGAAAAGGAAGGATCCTTTTCTTAGGGATCTCATGATctcatccgttcatcgtatatcgtacggtcagttttcgttatatactattcatatttaattttaaattttaaattttaaaataatttctgaccgcacgatatacaatgaacgggtAAAATCACTGAATCCCTAGGATTCATAGGAAAATGATCCGGCGATGATCCTTTTCCGTAAATGTATACCTTCCAGCCTTTTGGAATGGTGAAACCATTGAAGACAAAGTCAGATAAGGCTTCCCTGAAAGCTCCTTGAAGAGGTGGAGCCAATCTGAGAACTTCCTGAGCTACGTTCCATGAGTATTTCATCTTCTGTAGGTCATCCCAGTTCAACAAGTCCCCTGGTGCTTTTGCGCTTAGGACCTCCATTTGCTCTGTTCATTATATTAGTTAATTGATATTATCATCGTCAGTAATCCGCTCCAGATAAAATCGAACAAATAtactattattattaattatcgAAACCAACGAGGGTAAATAGGTAATTTCAGGATGGGAACTAGCCAGGCCAACCTTATTTGACTAATCAGGTCTATTAAATTTTcacattttaataaataaattaattgacgAATGGTCATACATGTCTGAAAGAGACctacataaacattttttataTGTGGTAATGGGTTGCGCGTTATCCAAGATTCCAAGGCGGCCAAAGAGATAGATTAATTattattccaaaaaaaaaagatatagaTTAATTAAGTATTTTTAGTCAACTATACATCCCTATGTGCTAAcaacaaaataatgcatcaGAAAATACAACACAAAGGTTGGTGTAGGGTTGATCTGCTAGATCTCAATTTTAACCGGCAGGCcttaataattattaatttattagataaaAATGTCTATATCATTAATTTTACCATAGacagaaagggaaaaaaaataaaaaattagatagGGTTAGGGGGTTAATTTATAATTACCCTTGTAGACTTCGTCATAAATGTGAGGAAGCTCGGCAAGATACTTAACAATAAAAGTGCAGGTAGCGCTAGCAGTGTCATGGCCACCGATCAGCAGCCCCAAAATCTTATCCGCGATATCGTGTTCCTTCATGTGACTTCCGTGCTCGTCGCACAACAACAACATGTGAGACAATATATCTTGCGTTGGCGACGCTTTGCCCTCCGCCAAGTCTATCTTCCTCTGCTTGATGATCTTCGTCAGCTCCTCCCTGATGAAGTTGGACGCCTTGATCGCTTTGTAAAACGGAGTCCCCGGGAAATCCAGAGGCATCGATATGATTCCCGAGGCCAAAACTGCGAACGGGTCGCCTAACTTGGCGATCTCAACCGAGTCCTCCAGGCTCACAAACAACCGTGCAGCAAGCCAAAAGGTATAGCTGTTTgttcaaacatatatatatataagatatCCATATATGATCAGAATCAATTttctaataataaaatagtAGACGGGGACTTACTTCTTGGCGAGGGGAAAGACTTCAACTTCCTTCTTGTTTTCCCAGCCCTCAGCGAAGTGGCGTCGGGCGACGGTGTCCATGATGCCGATGTATCGCTGGAGAGCCTCGGGCTTCATGAAGTTGGGAAGCATCTTTCTCATCTTCTTGGCCTCCTCCTTGGCAGAAGTCTCCAAAGAAGAAGGGAAGACCTTGTTGACTGAGCTGGGCCACCATGCAGTGACGAGCTTGTTCTCGTTGGAGAACAAGAACTTGTTGCAGGCTGCACCGCAGAAGATGGCGGCCTTCTCGCCCATGAGTGAGGTCTTGAACACTTCGGAGGAGTACTTGGTCATGCGGTCGAAGATGAATTTCTCCGGGTGACCTTTCCATCCTGTGGCTAGGAACTGGTAGGTCTCGCCGATCACTGGGTAACCAACTTTGCCAGGCGGCAGGTTGGTGCCGACGAACTGCGCTCTGTGCCGGTAAAAGAGCacggagagagaaagagtgatgAAGGAGACAAACCCTAAGAGGAGGGTCAGATAGAAGTGctccattttgttgttgtttaagAAGCGAGGAACGTGCCTtgagtttgtttgtttgatggaAGTGAATGTGTTGTGAGCCGTTTATATAGGCAGATTTTGTGTAATGTGCGGATAGggtggatagagagagagagagagagagagcgcgtGTGTCTATATCAAAGTCAAATTAAGCTGGCTCGCTCTTGTTGAATTATATGTTTTGGTGAGCTAGCTAAAAGGCATTGGGGCATGATGATGAATGTGATGTCACACTAccgattattattattttattttgttgtgcCAAAAGGTACAAGAACAAGTCCACTCTCAATTGCACACCTATATGCGTGTGTACATAGTTCCTAATTTAATATGTCAACATGTTTTATCTGTTTTTCTATCATTTATCTTTTATACACCAAACAAGCAAGAGAATaaatataagtatatatatatatgctaggGTTTGTTGTTTCATGTATGTTTTGGAGCTTTTAGAGTATAACTGTACcaactaggcctggcaaacggatCGTGTATGTCATGTTCgtatcgttttcgtgtaacacatgttatcttaacgggtcgtgtcatgtcacacccgttatcttaacgggtccttaacaggtcgggtcattttaccctactggtaaagtgacccgacccgttatgacccattATGAccagttaagaaaaatattttttttcttcttaaatttgcacataccacatattgccacataaatattacttcaaaacattaaaacacatttgtcgtttaagtattacatttacactaaaaaataagagcctaataaacaaacattcatacactactagtctattacaaaatattaaatgtgcaaggatatgcaaaatgaaagagtttttgttttcaaggttgtgaagtctttctcaaaagtttaaaccttgccaatagaactcaaagcttgcatgttattccttttacaaaatccttaaattgaagatcgagttcattcattgtattcatatagggtcaaggagtgtagctgtaaaaaatcatcaaaatcggagttaaaataatcgataaatcgtgatttttcgttgataatcgtcgaaaagttttgtcctgttacttgatctttaaatgtttgttttctgcaatttttggcgtatgtgatctcgaagtatatacaaacatgtttgacggttggatcgttgaaactagtttcgtaaaatgcgtatctcatcaaaacaatagattaactaacacttaagagtttattcaaacttttattaagtataacataagattttgtggtatc
It encodes the following:
- the LOC103453334 gene encoding beta-amyrin 28-monooxygenase; its protein translation is MEHFYLTLLLGFVSFITLSLSVLFYRHRAQFVGTNLPPGKVGYPVIGETYQFLATGWKGHPEKFIFDRMTKYSSEVFKTSLMGEKAAIFCGAACNKFLFSNENKLVTAWWPSSVNKVFPSSLETSAKEEAKKMRKMLPNFMKPEALQRYIGIMDTVARRHFAEGWENKKEVEVFPLAKNYTFWLAARLFVSLEDSVEIAKLGDPFAVLASGIISMPLDFPGTPFYKAIKASNFIREELTKIIKQRKIDLAEGKASPTQDILSHMLLLCDEHGSHMKEHDIADKILGLLIGGHDTASATCTFIVKYLAELPHIYDEVYKEQMEVLSAKAPGDLLNWDDLQKMKYSWNVAQEVLRLAPPLQGAFREALSDFVFNGFTIPKGWKLYWSANSTHKNAAYFPEPFKFDPTRFEGNGPAPYTFVPFGGGPRMCPGKEYARLEILVFMHNLVKRFKWEKVLPDEQIVVDPLPMPAKGLPVRLFPHPKTATT